In the genome of Kazachstania africana CBS 2517 chromosome 6, complete genome, the window ACTTGTTCATATCTTATAACAAAGAGTCGTTGGTATAAGAAAAGTCCATCCTAGCGATGGTTGTACAGTTGTGAGATTTTGGCACTGAGCATGAATTGTTTCTCAGATAGAACTATAATTACTCTTCGAGAAGAGTCCTCATTAACTCTATATTATGCATCAtacatttgaaaattcaacgCCGGGTAAatcgaaaattttcaatagccATttaagctcatcgcaaagTGTTTATGTAATTAATACAGCAATTCTCATAGAAAGGTCAATAGTAAATCGGATATATAATGCCTCAAAAAGCTCTAAAAGTCACTAAAAAGACCAAAGACCCTCGTCGTATAACgaagaagcaaaaaaatCTACGAAAGGCTGCTCCTCTGCAaattaaatcaaagaaGAGGGCattaaatcatttgaagaagctaTCTAAGACCGCTTCTTTGACTGAATCTACAGAGAAATTAATTGCTAGTAGGGTAGGCCATCTAGAATTGTTGAAAGGTACCAgaagagaaattgaaaaaaacaataaaaataaaaactcTCTCCTGTAGCATACATCTATCTCGAATTGTACAATAGTAAATGTGGTTCTCTTTACATGAGCGGatatacaaatatatatatatatatacaagtCAGTCAATAAGTTATAATGCCATTTCTTTGTCTGAGATGAGCGGGTAATATTCAAAGGTTCCATTCGAATAAGTACGGTTACCTTTGATAAGGCCAGAGCCTGTCCATAACCATATTCTGAATTAAAGAATATACTTGTGAGCTTATCCAATATAAGGATAATATTACAGATGTTTGTGACGAAACACCCATCATAAATATGCAGCCCAGTCTTGAGACGTTCAAAATACTCGAAATACCTTGGCTTGCACCCGAATATTCGTCCTCGTACATTTTTATGCCAACAAGGTCAGTACTTCTTCTATGCATCATTTTACCGTTATACTCAACGTTTAAAAGGGAGAATATGCCCAATAACATCGGTATTATGGCGGGGTATGTCTCCCAAGGTCCGACTAAGTCCATGCTGTAATATCTAAATTGCTCGAACCATTCATGTGTAGTTCCATGAATCCTCAAGGAAGTTAGCTTCCTTAGTCCTAAAGATACGCTACACCATAAAGGTATCTGAACCATGggtaataatatatttttccaCATTTGAACGTCATGCTCTTTGAAtagttttttttgtctCTTTCTTGTTTCTCTCAGTGAGATAAAAACGATTTGTTCAGGGGTCAAAGTTGACAgtttttgttgttgaaGTACTTTGGCAACATCTTCCTTCGAAAAAGTCTTCAACTTGTTCTCTGAAAGTGCTTTTGTCAACGACAGCCTCGATCTTATTATAGGTACCATTGATTTTGTCAGCTTTCTCAGCTCCTGCTGCTTAATTATTCTCTTACGCTGCCATATACTCAAAGGCAACGTGAACAGTGTTCTCAAGGTCATCGTACTAATTGGTATCAATGCAATCCATGGAATTCCTGAAGCATTATGCAAATAGGTAAACGCATCTGCTACCAGCTGAAAATCTGTAAAATATCGCCTCGAGTGTCGTACAACTGATTGATTAGCATAGTTTTGAGCCACCGCACACCTATGCGCTGCTCTGCCTAACATAGTAGCATCTGTTTGTCTCGACTCCAAAAGGTTAGTTTACtgaattcaattaaatctTATCGAGAAAAATGCCTTATATTACCATTAAAGTTATACAAAAAATACcatatatacataaaaaaatgaaactttGAGAATACAAGTGTCAATTCATTCTACCTGGCTACCATCTCTTGGTTTGTAGTGTGGTAGTAAATCGATGACTTCGACTGGCAATCTACCGTCAACTTTGATAGCGTACATGCCCGGTATATTTTGATCAACACTTAACCATTTCGCAACCCAGGATTTAGATGGTTTGCACATACCAACCAACCCTTCATAAGATGGCGAAGTGCATTCCATGGTAGACACACctgcttcttcaaatattccCTGACAATTTGGACATCCGTCCCTACTGAACTCGTTCGTGGTTTGGACTATACCACATAACATACACGCCCTTTCACTAGACATGATTAACGCTGTTAGATCCTATTCTTCTTCGTGGTAACGCTGTTTAACTGCCAATATTTGCTTTACAAGTAATTGCATATTCCATCTTTATAACTTTTTCGATGTTGTTAGTTTCGTGTCCGGGCAACGTAAGATATGATAGGTATTTGAAAGTTGTCGCAGTCTACTGGGTTTCTACAAAAGGAATTCGTTAAAGTCACTTATATTTTACAACTTTACTTTATTATATTGTAGATTGATATATCCGACAATGGCAGTGATTATTGTGGGACCTTTCTGGCTTCTCAGGCTGTTCAATTAGGcctgattttgaaaaactagTAAAATATTCGATTTTATATTATAGGGTAAGATACTATAGAAGTATACTTGCTcgattattatatatatgttattTTAGCCGATAATATTTGTAAGCTAATGCTTAACAAAGTCTTCTGGGTTGTATTCGGCATCTCTTCTTGCTGGTGGGACCCAGTTAGCTGATTTCCATGGTAATACACCTTCTTCCCACATGGTGTTAACTTCTTCTAAAGATAAGCCTTTAGTTTCTGgaacgaagaagaagacataGACCCAAGCAACGATTAGACAGCCCATGAAAACGAAACCATAGTAGAAGTTGATGGCGCCAGTGATGAATGGTGTGAAGAAACCAATCAAGAAATTCCATGTCCAGTTAGCACCAACTGAGACAGCCATACCCTTGGCCTTGACTCTTAATGGGAAAGTTTCAGCAACAATGACGAATGCAATTGGAGCCCATGTGGTAGCAAAAGAGAAGATGTAGAAACAAGTAAAGACAATCATGACGTTACCAGCTGATTTGGAGGATGGTTGACTTTCACCATTTGGATATAAGGCTTTGACACCAATAGCACCATAAATTGCGAAACAGACAGTCATAACAGCAGCACCCCATAATAGACATCTACGACGGCCGAATCTTTCAACGAAGTAGATACCAACGAAAGTAGAGGCAAAATTAACAACACCGATAATGATAGAGGTTTGGAAAGAATCTTCTAAACCAATAGACTTGAAAATAGTAGTACCATAGTAGAAGAAGTAGTTAGCACCGGTTAATTGTTGCAATGATTGGACACAAATACCCATAATTAAGCGTTGTAGAACCTTACCGTTGGTAGAAAATAATTCACCCCAAGAAGCACTACCGGCAGCTCTTTCAGCTTCGACAGCAGCGGATAAGAATTCAACTTCGACAGTAACAGCAGGGTCTTCGACGTCGATCTTGTTAGATCTTGCGACAGAACGTCTGGCTTCTTCAATCTTGCCGACTTCGATTAAGTAACGTGGGGATTCTGGAACAAAGAACATAGCAACAATCATTAAGATGGCCCAGAGGAAACCTAGACCTAGTGGGAGTCTCCATTGTAACGAGTTGGTTAAGGTTGATTTAGTGATGTAGTTTAAGATGTAACCGACAAAGATACCAGCGGTAATCATCAATTGGTAGCATGAGACTAAAGTACCTCTTAAATGTTTTGGAGAGGCTTCTGAAATTAATAGTGGGGAGTAAACAGCAATACCACCAACACCCAAACCGGCAAAGACTCTTCCGATGGCATATTGGTACCATTTTGAATTAGCTGAGATACAAATGACAATACCAACCATATAAACGAGAGTAACAATAACCAAAGCAATCCTACGACCGTAAGTGTCACCTAATTTAGAGAAAAGAATACCACCAATTGCACAGCCGAGACAGAAAATAGAGACAACGAGACCAGTTCTAATGTTAGAGAAAGCGTAAGTTCCATCAGCTTGTAATTCACCGAATCTTCTTAAGAAGTCAGTTTGAGCTAAAAACCCGGAAATGGTACCAGTATCCCAACCGAAGACGAAGCCACCAAATGCAACCATTAGACAAATGATGACAACGGTAATATAAGCAGAAGCTGGTTTTTTGGGAATTTCGACGGGAAGCTCTGGATTCGAAGGGTCTAACTCGATGATGACATTGTCTTTCTTGTTAGATTCGTGTGAGAGAATAGAGCTAGCTCTTGACCCTGAACTTGAgtgatttgaatttgattgaCTCATTTTGtagaatatttattttttatttgttcTGGTTagttgaaagaaaagaagttaAGTAACTACCAGAAGTTATGATAGACCTACACGCCATATTTATATGCTTTCCATGTCCAGCAGCAACATATCGATGAACGTCCTGTGTGGAGAACACtcctcaatttttttaatgctTGCCGGTTTCCTCACCCCAGGTCAATTTTGTATCATGACTTTGGTAAACTAAGAGATGGATCGAGCTTACTTCTCCATTTTCTCGGGGTGTCGTAGATCCATTGACCTATTCAGGCATATTCGATCGGAGGGTAGACAGCTTCTGTGGAGAATTATGCGGCAAACCCCTCTCCGCCTCCGATTCTCTCGCTCGAAAGAAGGCACAGAAGCTCGCCGAAAGTGTCAAAGGCACAATGAGTGGAGAATAGTTCGAGAGGATTGTGGATTAAAAAGTCGGATATATGGTATGGTTTGTGTATCATATGTGCCtatatgtgtatatatTGTTACTTTAAGTAGAAATAATTGTTCCTCTGTTCCATGTCAGTATGGACAAATTCTGGAGGGGTCTCGCCTTTGCTGCTATTATATAGGATGATGCCATTACCTAGGGCATGTCTCTTTTCGTTCCGCTTATAGAAGAACAGGACAACAAATGTCCATAATCCATATATTGCTCCGAAAACTAAACTGGTGGTGTAGCCTGTTTTGAATTTGGGAGATTCAGTGGTGGGCCATGCCAGATTTGGAATCCATGCGTATGTTGATTGAGAAAAGGAATAAATCGCTATCCATGTTATTGCCTTTACTTGGGGATCAAAGCGTAAGAAATCGTTGATGAACGACCATAAACAGGGTGATGCAGATACACTAAAATAGGTTGTTAGGAATGCAAACCATTTAGCACCTGACGAAACATCCCATTTTATTAAGATAGCACAGGAGATTGAGTTCATTACCGCAGCGAAGACCATGAAAACCCATTTACAGCGGAACAAATCAGCACCAAATGAGCACATGATGACATATGCAAAACCCAATGAAGCGGGTAATGCACTTAAGTTATTCACCTGGGTGACAGAATAT includes:
- the KAFR0F04050 gene encoding uncharacterized protein (similar to Saccharomyces cerevisiae YLR363W-A; ancestral locus Anc_4.208), which translates into the protein MPQKALKVTKKTKDPRRITKKQKNLRKAAPLQIKSKKRALNHLKKLSKTASLTESTEKLIASRVGHLELLKGTRREIEKNNKNKNSLL
- the COX18 gene encoding membrane insertase COX18 (similar to Saccharomyces cerevisiae COX18 (YGR062C); ancestral locus Anc_4.209), encoding MLGRAAHRCAVAQNYANQSVVRHSRRYFTDFQLVADAFTYLHNASGIPWIALIPISTMTLRTLFTLPLSIWQRKRIIKQQELRKLTKSMVPIIRSRLSLTKALSENKLKTFSKEDVAKVLQQQKLSTLTPEQIVFISLRETRKRQKKLFKEHDVQMWKNILLPMVQIPLWCSVSLGLRKLTSLRIHGTTHEWFEQFRYYSMDLVGPWETYPAIIPMLLGIFSLLNVEYNGKMMHRRSTDLVGIKMYEDEYSGASQGISSILNVSRLGCIFMMGVSSQTSVILSLYWISSQVYSLIQNMVMDRLWPYQR
- the SPT4 gene encoding transcription elongation factor SPT4 (similar to Saccharomyces cerevisiae SPT4 (YGR063C); ancestral locus Anc_4.210); amino-acid sequence: MSSERACMLCGIVQTTNEFSRDGCPNCQGIFEEAGVSTMECTSPSYEGLVGMCKPSKSWVAKWLSVDQNIPGMYAIKVDGRLPVEVIDLLPHYKPRDGSQVE
- the KAFR0F04080 gene encoding sugar porter family MFS transporter, with product MSQSNSNHSSSGSRASSILSHESNKKDNVIIELDPSNPELPVEIPKKPASAYITVVIICLMVAFGGFVFGWDTGTISGFLAQTDFLRRFGELQADGTYAFSNIRTGLVVSIFCLGCAIGGILFSKLGDTYGRRIALVIVTLVYMVGIVICISANSKWYQYAIGRVFAGLGVGGIAVYSPLLISEASPKHLRGTLVSCYQLMITAGIFVGYILNYITKSTLTNSLQWRLPLGLGFLWAILMIVAMFFVPESPRYLIEVGKIEEARRSVARSNKIDVEDPAVTVEVEFLSAAVEAERAAGSASWGELFSTNGKVLQRLIMGICVQSLQQLTGANYFFYYGTTIFKSIGLEDSFQTSIIIGVVNFASTFVGIYFVERFGRRRCLLWGAAVMTVCFAIYGAIGVKALYPNGESQPSSKSAGNVMIVFTCFYIFSFATTWAPIAFVIVAETFPLRVKAKGMAVSVGANWTWNFLIGFFTPFITGAINFYYGFVFMGCLIVAWVYVFFFVPETKGLSLEEVNTMWEEGVLPWKSANWVPPARRDAEYNPEDFVKH